The Neochlamydia sp. S13 genome has a segment encoding these proteins:
- a CDS encoding 6-hydroxymethylpterin diphosphokinase MptE-like protein encodes MTRLAEVPLIYVYGVGLGYYYQAAQSWLQEDPSRRLVFLEDNLAVIHRLFETNLGFQLVHDPQVQLHFFEDLEKSKELFHILYWNFFLTTLTVSGLKLYQDLKAEQYAHLKHTLAYEASVKNSLLTEYLEYGVGFFKNFYPNILSLEGAYLADELFGKFHNIPAIICGAGPSLEKNLSLLGKLLNKALVFAGGSALNALSKRDIQPHFGAGIDPNVPQYDRLSTNSSFETPFFYRNRLLHKAFNTIHGPRLYVTGSGGYDISSFFEEGLGIKGTPIEEGHNVVNFCLEIAHALGCNPIIFVGMDLAYTDMKAYASGVIEDNRVEAADITTTQNIDQAALLKTDIYGKPIYTLWKWIAEAEWIGDFAKAHPDIRVINATEGGLGFPGVPNKTLQEVADKYLKEDYDFKGMIHSEIFNSSMPQVKKEKISYLMQDLQQSLTRCVEDFEVLIEETRVIQIRSEKDQKVCFPQQTGKAALYESDLAEEIGYRYVLHIFNEAYTRVLNRELQGIQHAPISEVQQALEKLDLLIKRFVFLRDVAKVNLELIKMAMHEHVTLPAPTFPKPGKITCKQTKVQGVIQGSSSFHAQGQILSSAYFEKGLQEGVAEFFYPNGQPYSRQVFKEGVWEGKQEFYYPTGTVKTLLNYEGGKLITAQLFYPDGTLKSHVAPLGDESLPNE; translated from the coding sequence ATGACTAGGCTAGCTGAGGTGCCATTAATATATGTCTATGGGGTAGGCTTAGGTTATTACTATCAAGCTGCTCAAAGCTGGCTTCAGGAAGATCCTTCACGCCGCCTTGTTTTCCTAGAAGATAACCTAGCCGTCATTCATCGCCTCTTTGAAACTAATCTGGGCTTTCAGCTAGTTCATGATCCTCAAGTGCAGCTGCATTTTTTTGAGGACTTGGAAAAAAGCAAAGAATTGTTCCATATTCTTTACTGGAATTTTTTTTTAACTACTCTTACGGTATCAGGTTTAAAATTATATCAAGATCTAAAAGCAGAGCAATATGCCCATTTAAAGCATACGCTTGCTTATGAAGCATCCGTTAAAAATAGCCTGCTTACAGAATACCTTGAATATGGAGTAGGCTTTTTCAAAAATTTTTACCCTAATATTCTTTCTTTGGAAGGTGCTTATTTAGCCGATGAGCTTTTTGGAAAATTTCATAACATTCCCGCTATCATTTGCGGGGCAGGTCCTTCTTTAGAAAAAAATCTTTCCCTGCTAGGTAAGCTTTTAAATAAGGCTTTAGTTTTTGCAGGCGGATCAGCGCTAAACGCTTTGAGTAAAAGAGATATACAACCCCATTTTGGTGCAGGTATAGATCCCAATGTCCCTCAATATGATCGGTTAAGTACTAACAGTTCTTTTGAAACGCCTTTTTTTTATCGCAATCGCTTGTTACATAAGGCTTTTAACACTATTCATGGTCCACGCCTTTATGTTACAGGAAGTGGTGGATATGATATTTCTTCATTTTTTGAAGAAGGGTTAGGAATTAAAGGTACACCTATTGAGGAAGGGCATAATGTCGTTAACTTTTGCTTAGAGATTGCGCATGCTTTAGGATGCAATCCCATTATTTTTGTAGGCATGGATTTAGCCTATACCGATATGAAGGCTTATGCTTCAGGCGTCATAGAAGATAATCGTGTCGAGGCGGCCGACATTACAACAACGCAGAATATCGATCAAGCGGCACTGCTTAAAACAGATATTTATGGAAAGCCTATCTACACCTTATGGAAATGGATAGCAGAAGCTGAATGGATAGGTGACTTTGCTAAAGCTCATCCGGATATCAGGGTAATCAATGCAACAGAAGGGGGATTAGGATTTCCTGGTGTACCCAATAAAACTCTCCAAGAGGTGGCTGACAAATATTTAAAGGAAGATTACGACTTTAAGGGCATGATCCATAGCGAAATTTTTAACAGCTCGATGCCGCAAGTTAAAAAGGAAAAGATATCTTACTTAATGCAAGATTTGCAACAAAGCTTAACGCGTTGCGTGGAAGATTTCGAAGTCCTTATTGAAGAAACTAGGGTCATCCAAATACGGTCGGAAAAAGATCAAAAAGTTTGCTTTCCTCAACAGACAGGAAAAGCAGCACTTTATGAGAGCGATTTGGCAGAAGAAATAGGCTATCGCTATGTCTTACATATCTTTAATGAAGCTTATACGCGCGTTTTAAATCGAGAATTACAAGGTATCCAGCATGCCCCTATTTCAGAAGTTCAACAAGCGCTTGAGAAGCTAGACTTACTCATCAAACGTTTTGTCTTTTTACGCGATGTGGCTAAGGTTAACCTGGAGCTCATCAAGATGGCTATGCATGAGCATGTGACACTTCCTGCGCCTACCTTTCCAAAGCCAGGGAAAATTACCTGCAAGCAAACAAAAGTTCAAGGAGTGATCCAAGGAAGCTCCTCCTTTCATGCTCAAGGACAAATTTTATCTTCCGCTTATTTTGAAAAAGGTTTGCAAGAAGGGGTGGCAGAGTTTTTTTATCCTAATGGCCAACCCTATAGCAGGCAGGTGTTTAAAGAGGGGGTATGGGAGGGAAAGCAGGAATTTTATTATCCTACCGGGACAGTTAAAACGCTCTTAAACTATGAGGGTGGCAAGCTGATAACAGCACAGCTTTTTTATCCGGATGGCACCCTTAAATCTCACGTGGCACCTTTGGGGGATGAAAGCCTGCCGAATGAATAA
- a CDS encoding IS1634 family transposase → MHIVKSKFKSAAGKVYETILLRESYREGKTVKKRTVGNLSNCTPEEIAAIELALKHKGNLQALTSCNGATMQEGLSVGGVWVIYQMAKRLGIVDALGNSREGQLALWQVVARVLEQGSRLSAVRLAETYAIAPVIDLQKGFNEEDLYKNLLWLCQSQASIEDRLFTKSFCKKPPHLFLYDVTSSYLEGEKNELADWGYNRDKKKGKKQIVIGLLSSADGTPVSTEVFKGNTQDTSTFHAQIKKAKERFKCEKVTFVGDRGMIKSGQIENLQEHGFHYITAMTKAQIETLMKKGVIEYTLFDKNLAEVKEDGIRYILKRNPVRAQEIAHSRLSKLASIEKLVAMQNAYLHAHPKAQVEVALKKIKAKIERLALKTYVTVSAQDRSLSVCLNQEMLAEDAKLDGCYVIKTDLACDEVSMQEVHDRYKDLARVESAFRTVKSDLEIRPVYVRSEESTRGHVLVVMLAYMIIRELDKAWKDLYLTVEEGLRSLSTLTLIEWTVNDGLSFQQIPEPRHQNRQMLEALKVELPKVLPKNHAHVVTRKKRR, encoded by the coding sequence ATGCATATAGTGAAGTCAAAATTTAAATCAGCTGCCGGCAAAGTTTATGAAACAATTTTGCTGCGAGAATCCTATAGAGAAGGCAAAACCGTCAAAAAACGCACGGTGGGTAATCTATCCAATTGCACACCTGAAGAAATTGCTGCTATCGAGTTAGCTTTAAAACATAAAGGTAATCTCCAAGCTTTAACCTCGTGTAATGGAGCCACAATGCAAGAGGGATTATCTGTCGGTGGTGTATGGGTGATATACCAAATGGCTAAACGTTTAGGAATTGTGGATGCACTTGGCAATAGCCGAGAAGGTCAGCTCGCGTTGTGGCAAGTGGTAGCACGCGTATTGGAGCAAGGCTCAAGACTTTCTGCCGTCAGGCTGGCAGAAACATATGCCATTGCTCCTGTAATTGACTTGCAAAAAGGCTTTAACGAAGAAGATCTTTATAAGAATCTTTTGTGGTTATGCCAAAGCCAAGCCTCTATCGAAGATCGATTGTTTACTAAAAGTTTTTGCAAGAAACCTCCTCACTTATTTTTGTATGATGTCACTAGCTCGTATTTAGAAGGCGAGAAAAACGAGCTTGCCGATTGGGGTTACAACCGAGACAAAAAGAAAGGTAAGAAGCAAATTGTGATAGGCTTGCTAAGTTCAGCCGATGGCACACCCGTATCAACGGAAGTGTTTAAAGGCAATACGCAAGATACTTCTACCTTTCATGCTCAGATCAAAAAAGCTAAAGAGCGCTTTAAATGCGAGAAAGTCACTTTTGTAGGCGATAGAGGGATGATTAAAAGCGGGCAGATCGAAAATTTACAAGAGCATGGTTTTCATTATATTACCGCTATGACAAAAGCTCAAATAGAGACCTTAATGAAAAAAGGTGTGATCGAATATACGCTATTTGATAAAAACTTGGCTGAAGTCAAAGAAGATGGGATAAGATATATTCTTAAACGCAATCCTGTGCGCGCCCAGGAAATCGCCCATTCTCGTCTCAGCAAGCTAGCTAGCATAGAAAAATTGGTCGCTATGCAAAATGCCTATCTACATGCACATCCCAAAGCGCAGGTAGAAGTAGCGCTGAAAAAAATTAAAGCTAAAATCGAGCGTTTAGCGCTTAAGACTTACGTGACAGTTAGCGCACAAGATAGAAGCTTATCTGTATGCCTCAATCAAGAAATGCTAGCTGAGGATGCTAAGCTAGATGGTTGCTATGTGATTAAAACCGATCTTGCTTGCGACGAAGTGAGCATGCAAGAAGTACATGATCGTTATAAAGATTTAGCTAGGGTAGAATCAGCTTTTAGAACAGTAAAAAGCGATCTTGAGATACGGCCAGTCTATGTACGTTCAGAAGAAAGTACAAGGGGCCATGTTTTGGTGGTAATGTTAGCCTACATGATTATCAGAGAGCTTGATAAAGCCTGGAAGGACCTTTATTTAACAGTAGAAGAGGGCTTACGCAGTTTATCTACTTTAACGCTAATAGAATGGACAGTAAATGATGGCTTAAGTTTTCAGCAAATCCCCGAACCACGCCATCAAAACAGACAAATGCTTGAAGCCTTAAAAGTAGAGTTACCAAAAGTTTTACCAAAGAATCATGCGCATGTAGTCACTAGGAAGAAGCGCCGATAA
- a CDS encoding DUF1670 domain-containing protein, which yields MYFSELNQSHLKPGQIKYHCVAAEEGAGKSLKECKMLPMVLTLFDQRDKGNFSQDNNKDRSVELRRRRLVRIAEEAKEQGGYLTQEDLAELLMCDITEVPFFL from the coding sequence GTGTACTTTTCCGAACTTAACCAAAGTCACTTAAAACCAGGGCAAATTAAATATCATTGTGTAGCAGCTGAAGAAGGAGCTGGCAAATCTTTAAAAGAGTGCAAGATGTTACCTATGGTTTTGACGCTGTTTGACCAACGAGACAAAGGAAATTTTTCCCAGGATAATAATAAAGATAGAAGTGTTGAGCTAAGAAGGAGAAGACTTGTGCGTATAGCTGAAGAAGCTAAAGAGCAAGGAGGATACTTAACGCAAGAAGACCTAGCAGAATTGTTAATGTGCGATATAACGGAAGTTCCATTTTTTTTATAG
- a CDS encoding leucine-rich repeat domain-containing protein, translating into MQSLRLSPTYEKAQAYLEFCLKRSSDSSSKPLSLCREKGKEKAHSSASPFKEGYIELLFNLLEEPQIQAHPALKKMLESQLEELMSQEGEELTANEKISYQCTKNLLGENKKVRQFALEKLQQIHPQSSLAPIATPPPSTVTTQALSPEPPGILYRKIIDFHFPHQNKNLTECARILDQVYKIKPELSVAAKVRHIFEQVLTWAKSLSPVDFERENKDNEIFNISTYVSYHLNINRFLLWEDLPKGRDYLSEEKFKALPLKKKGELLEELLKEHGKDAINVRIVGTDFIDEVGLTLTFLPAEIGQLSQLQRLFIGDNQLTTVPAEIGQLSNLQQLRLNHNHLTVLPPEIGQLSKLETLDLQQNHLTTLPAEIGQLSELTWLNLQQNRFTTMPAEIRQLSKLEALDLQQNQLTAVPAEVWQLSQLKQLFLHQNYLSSLPAEIRQLSNLWDLELEQNRLTALPPEIGQLSKLAFLNVGQNQLTALPVEAWQLSQLKRLRLEQNHLTTLPAAIGQLSKLQTLELEQNHLTALPAEIGLLSQLTWLNLKQNHLTALPAEIGKLSKLEQLGLGWNQLASLPAEIGQLSCLRYLDLQQNRLTVLPIEMRQLSQLGCINLQQNRLTGLPAKIKSLFPSAVVHC; encoded by the coding sequence TTGCAATCTCTGCGTTTAAGTCCTACTTATGAAAAGGCTCAAGCTTATCTAGAGTTTTGCCTTAAACGTTCTTCAGATTCCTCTTCAAAGCCTCTTTCGCTTTGTCGCGAAAAAGGCAAAGAAAAAGCACACTCCTCTGCAAGCCCCTTTAAAGAAGGCTATATAGAACTCTTATTTAACCTTCTAGAAGAACCCCAAATTCAAGCCCATCCGGCTTTAAAGAAAATGCTAGAAAGCCAATTGGAAGAGTTGATGAGCCAGGAGGGTGAAGAGCTGACCGCGAATGAAAAGATAAGCTATCAATGCACAAAGAATCTATTAGGTGAAAATAAAAAGGTGAGGCAATTTGCCCTGGAAAAGCTGCAGCAAATCCATCCACAATCTTCTTTAGCTCCTATAGCGACTCCTCCACCTTCAACTGTTACCACTCAAGCTCTTTCTCCCGAGCCTCCAGGCATTCTGTACAGAAAAATAATAGATTTCCATTTTCCTCATCAAAATAAAAATCTCACCGAATGCGCTCGCATTTTGGATCAAGTATATAAAATTAAGCCCGAGCTCTCTGTTGCAGCAAAGGTGAGACACATCTTTGAGCAAGTTTTAACCTGGGCTAAATCTCTTTCCCCTGTAGACTTCGAAAGAGAAAATAAAGACAATGAAATTTTCAATATTTCGACCTATGTTTCTTATCATCTCAATATTAATCGCTTTTTACTCTGGGAAGATCTACCCAAGGGCAGAGATTATTTAAGTGAAGAAAAATTTAAAGCTTTACCTTTAAAGAAAAAAGGAGAGCTTCTAGAAGAGCTTCTAAAAGAACATGGAAAAGATGCGATCAATGTTCGTATTGTTGGAACAGACTTTATCGATGAGGTAGGCTTAACTTTAACTTTTTTGCCTGCAGAAATTGGGCAGCTGTCTCAGCTGCAACGGCTTTTCATAGGCGACAATCAACTCACTACCGTTCCTGCGGAGATTGGGCAGCTCTCTAATTTGCAACAGCTCAGACTAAACCATAATCATCTAACAGTGCTTCCTCCTGAAATTGGGCAGCTTTCTAAGCTAGAAACCCTTGATTTGCAGCAAAATCATCTCACGACTCTCCCTGCAGAAATCGGGCAGCTCTCTGAGCTGACATGGCTTAATTTGCAGCAAAACCGTTTCACGACCATGCCTGCGGAAATTAGGCAGCTTTCCAAGCTAGAAGCCCTTGATTTGCAGCAAAACCAGCTAACAGCTGTTCCTGCCGAGGTCTGGCAGCTATCTCAATTAAAGCAGCTTTTCTTACACCAAAACTATCTAAGCTCTCTCCCTGCGGAAATTAGGCAGCTTTCTAACTTATGGGACCTGGAGTTAGAGCAAAACCGCCTTACAGCTCTACCCCCAGAAATCGGGCAGCTTTCCAAGCTAGCGTTTCTTAACGTGGGACAAAATCAACTAACGGCTCTACCTGTTGAAGCCTGGCAGCTGTCTCAGTTGAAACGTCTTCGTTTGGAGCAGAATCATCTAACAACTCTGCCTGCTGCCATAGGGCAACTTTCTAAGCTGCAAACGCTGGAATTGGAGCAAAACCACCTTACGGCTCTCCCTGCTGAAATTGGGCTCCTGTCTCAGCTGACATGGCTTAATTTAAAGCAAAACCACCTTACGGCTCTTCCTGCTGAAATTGGGAAACTTTCTAAGCTGGAACAGCTTGGCTTAGGCTGGAACCAACTAGCCTCTCTTCCTGCCGAAATTGGGCAGCTATCCTGTCTGCGATACCTTGACTTGCAACAAAATCGGCTAACAGTTCTCCCTATCGAGATGAGACAGCTATCTCAGCTGGGTTGTATTAACTTGCAACAAAACCGGCTAACCGGTCTTCCTGCTAAGATCAAGTCTCTTTTCCCAAGTGCTGTGGTTCATTGTTGA
- a CDS encoding sigma-54 dependent transcriptional regulator — protein sequence MPIEKVLIVDDEALIRDFLAETLRRKSLDVTTAEDGLKALALIKEHLFDIVITDMKMPDLTGIDLLQKIKEISPQTIIIVITAYGSIENAVEAMRLGAYNYLIKPFSPDTLEAVLEKAREHLTLIHENHYLRQQGPGSASQSLVIGDSVAIKKIMEDVIQIAKSNASVFINGESGTGKEVIAQAIHFHSQRSHKSFIKVNCAAIPETLVEAEFFGHEKGAFTGANAKRLGRFELANSGTLLLDEVTEIPIILQAKLLRAIQEQEFERIGGTKAVKVDVRIISTSNRDIKEAIFHKHLREDLYYRLNVIPIHLPPLRERREDIIPLARHFLQKFCNENHKENKQLSLEAEKKLLAYQWPGNVRELANIIERAVVMDSTSKVSPDHLFIDPQTSFKAEKSPAENGEFPTGLSLQELEKRLIIETFHQQDNNQTKTAKILGISTRKLRNKLQEYSLLESAE from the coding sequence ATGCCTATTGAAAAAGTACTTATCGTCGACGATGAAGCCTTGATAAGGGATTTTTTAGCCGAAACATTAAGAAGAAAATCTTTAGATGTCACTACTGCTGAGGACGGCCTTAAAGCTCTAGCTCTAATTAAGGAACACCTATTTGATATCGTCATTACCGACATGAAAATGCCAGATTTGACAGGAATTGACTTACTTCAAAAAATTAAAGAAATTTCTCCCCAAACAATCATTATTGTGATAACCGCTTATGGAAGCATTGAAAACGCCGTGGAAGCCATGCGTTTAGGAGCCTACAATTATTTAATCAAACCTTTTTCTCCAGATACCTTAGAAGCAGTTTTAGAAAAGGCTCGTGAACATCTAACCCTTATCCACGAAAATCATTATCTTCGTCAGCAAGGCCCAGGTAGTGCCTCCCAATCTCTAGTGATTGGAGATAGCGTAGCTATAAAAAAAATTATGGAGGATGTGATTCAGATTGCTAAAAGTAACGCTAGCGTATTTATCAATGGAGAGTCGGGTACTGGCAAAGAAGTGATTGCGCAAGCCATCCACTTCCATTCTCAACGGTCCCACAAATCCTTTATCAAGGTTAACTGTGCCGCCATTCCTGAAACTTTGGTAGAAGCAGAGTTTTTTGGCCATGAAAAAGGAGCTTTTACAGGAGCAAATGCTAAAAGATTAGGACGATTTGAGCTGGCTAATTCAGGAACCCTTTTACTTGATGAGGTAACAGAAATACCTATAATTCTTCAGGCCAAGCTTTTGCGAGCGATTCAAGAACAAGAATTTGAGCGTATTGGAGGAACAAAAGCGGTTAAAGTGGATGTGAGGATCATCTCGACTTCTAATCGTGATATCAAGGAGGCTATCTTTCATAAACACCTGCGCGAAGATCTTTATTATCGCTTAAATGTCATTCCTATCCATCTGCCGCCTTTAAGAGAGAGAAGAGAGGATATCATTCCATTAGCCAGGCATTTCCTACAAAAATTTTGCAATGAAAACCATAAAGAAAACAAACAACTCTCCTTAGAAGCAGAGAAAAAATTATTAGCTTATCAATGGCCGGGAAACGTACGGGAACTTGCTAATATCATCGAACGAGCGGTAGTAATGGATAGCACCAGCAAAGTTTCGCCTGATCACCTATTCATTGATCCTCAAACAAGTTTTAAGGCAGAAAAATCACCAGCAGAAAATGGAGAATTTCCTACAGGCCTTTCCTTACAAGAGCTTGAAAAGCGCTTAATTATTGAGACTTTCCATCAACAAGATAATAACCAAACCAAAACAGCTAAAATCCTAGGAATAAGCACACGCAAGCTGCGTAATAAGCTCCAAGAGTATAGTCTTTTAGAATCAGCCGAATAA
- the flgN gene encoding flagellar export chaperone FlgN, with protein sequence MTKNFSSLCSLSNDEALYHLLKKEHDYYKDILTLTHYEHEKLISKHPPQEMHSLLSKKKALVACIRDIEKTLTPLKKYWINKSSHDPSSLQINELLTSLCDILKEILQLDLVNQKLLKNLLSQLPQVEMDDKKI encoded by the coding sequence ATGACAAAAAATTTCTCCTCACTTTGCAGCCTCTCGAATGATGAAGCACTTTATCACCTTTTAAAAAAAGAACATGATTATTATAAAGACATTTTAACTCTTACTCATTATGAGCATGAAAAGTTAATTTCGAAGCATCCTCCTCAGGAAATGCATTCTCTCCTTAGCAAGAAAAAGGCTTTGGTAGCTTGTATACGCGATATTGAAAAAACCTTAACACCTCTTAAAAAGTATTGGATAAATAAATCTTCCCACGATCCTTCTTCTTTGCAAATTAACGAACTGCTGACTTCTTTATGTGATATTCTTAAAGAAATTTTACAGCTCGATCTAGTTAACCAAAAATTGTTAAAAAATCTTCTTTCCCAGCTCCCTCAGGTGGAGATGGATGATAAAAAAATCTAA
- a CDS encoding small ribosomal subunit Rsm22 family protein translates to MNLPNILQQALEREARTLRGSALQQATQELSERYRNEKQRQKIMQSKQRFVSSPEQRIAYLLSRMPATFEAIKYVLNKLKERYEGIFGSVLDVGAGPGTAMWAVSELFPHTCKITLLEQDNFLISLGKKLTLQAKTSLFREAQWVEGDVLKRDCFPESDLIIVSYAMGEWPQPVWGEIIKKLWKSTRQALVIIEPGTMLGFQVIRQIRQQLIDLQAHILAPCPHQHACPMAAKDWCHFSVRLERSPFHKQAKGALLGYEDEKFSYIICTKAATALPEARILRHPHKHSGHLSFKLCTQNEGLTDRIISRRHGELYKKARNLEWGDSL, encoded by the coding sequence ATGAATCTACCCAACATTTTACAACAAGCTCTCGAACGTGAGGCCCGTACGTTAAGGGGAAGTGCTTTACAACAGGCTACACAAGAACTGAGTGAGCGTTATCGCAATGAGAAGCAACGCCAAAAAATTATGCAAAGCAAGCAACGTTTTGTGAGCAGCCCCGAGCAACGTATAGCCTACCTACTTTCACGTATGCCAGCAACCTTTGAAGCGATAAAATACGTGTTAAATAAATTAAAAGAGCGTTATGAGGGAATCTTCGGCTCTGTACTGGATGTAGGAGCAGGCCCCGGTACTGCCATGTGGGCTGTTTCAGAGCTATTCCCTCATACTTGTAAAATCACTCTCCTTGAGCAGGATAACTTTTTAATTTCTTTAGGCAAAAAATTAACCTTGCAAGCTAAGACTTCTTTATTCAGAGAGGCGCAGTGGGTAGAAGGAGATGTTTTAAAACGAGATTGTTTTCCAGAAAGTGATCTAATCATTGTATCTTATGCCATGGGAGAATGGCCTCAGCCCGTATGGGGAGAGATAATTAAAAAACTATGGAAAAGTACTAGGCAAGCGTTGGTCATCATTGAACCAGGCACGATGCTAGGATTTCAGGTAATTAGACAAATACGCCAGCAGCTCATCGACTTACAGGCACATATTTTAGCCCCATGCCCCCACCAGCATGCATGCCCTATGGCAGCAAAAGATTGGTGCCACTTCAGCGTTCGCTTAGAAAGATCCCCTTTTCACAAGCAAGCCAAAGGCGCCCTTCTCGGCTATGAGGATGAAAAATTCTCTTATATCATTTGCACGAAAGCTGCTACCGCTTTGCCGGAGGCACGTATTTTACGCCACCCCCACAAGCACTCGGGCCATCTAAGTTTTAAGCTCTGCACGCAAAACGAAGGATTGACTGATAGAATAATTTCGCGACGCCATGGAGAGCTCTATAAAAAAGCCCGTAACTTAGAGTGGGGAGATAGTTTGTAA
- a CDS encoding aldo/keto reductase, translated as MEYRQLGRSGLQVPVLSFGTATFGGSNEFFKPWGETDVKEATRLVELCLDKGLNLFDTADVYSQGRSEEILGQALKGKREKVLISTKATFQMGEGPNDQGSSRFHLIKACEASLKRLDTDHIDIYFMHAFDALTPVEETLGALDHLIQSGKVRYIGCSNFSGWHVMKSLAVSEKYGLARYVIYQGYYSLVGRDYEEELMPLGLDQGIGLMAWSPLGWGRLTGKIRRGMPLPEGRLKSGGDIGGPQVDDEFLYDVLDVLEEVAQETEKTIPQVAINWLLQRPTVSNIVLGARNEEQLKQNLGSIGWNLTQEQVAKLDKVSEKMPSYPYWHQRFSRERNPSPLGR; from the coding sequence ATGGAGTATCGTCAATTAGGAAGATCGGGCCTTCAAGTTCCTGTATTAAGCTTTGGGACAGCTACCTTTGGAGGTTCTAACGAATTTTTTAAGCCCTGGGGTGAAACGGATGTAAAAGAAGCTACTAGGCTAGTTGAACTTTGCTTGGATAAGGGACTTAATTTGTTCGATACGGCGGATGTTTATTCGCAAGGCAGATCTGAAGAAATTTTAGGCCAGGCTTTAAAGGGTAAAAGAGAAAAGGTATTAATTTCTACTAAAGCCACCTTCCAAATGGGTGAGGGGCCTAATGACCAGGGATCTTCCCGTTTTCATCTCATAAAAGCTTGTGAGGCTAGCTTAAAAAGGCTAGATACCGATCATATTGATATCTACTTTATGCATGCTTTTGATGCGCTCACTCCTGTTGAAGAAACTTTAGGAGCTTTAGACCATTTAATTCAAAGCGGTAAGGTGCGCTATATCGGCTGTTCTAACTTCTCCGGATGGCATGTGATGAAGTCTTTAGCCGTTTCTGAAAAATATGGCTTAGCTCGTTACGTCATTTACCAAGGCTATTACTCTTTAGTAGGACGCGATTATGAAGAAGAGCTTATGCCGCTAGGCTTAGATCAAGGCATCGGTCTAATGGCTTGGAGTCCTTTAGGATGGGGAAGGCTTACGGGGAAAATTCGTCGTGGCATGCCCTTACCCGAAGGAAGGCTTAAATCTGGGGGTGATATAGGAGGACCTCAAGTTGACGATGAATTCTTATACGATGTTCTCGATGTTTTAGAGGAAGTTGCACAAGAAACTGAGAAAACTATTCCTCAAGTGGCCATCAATTGGTTATTACAGCGTCCTACAGTCTCTAACATTGTGTTAGGAGCACGCAACGAAGAACAGCTTAAGCAAAATTTAGGAAGCATAGGATGGAATTTGACTCAAGAGCAAGTGGCCAAACTTGACAAGGTGAGTGAAAAGATGCCCTCCTATCCTTACTGGCATCAACGCTTTTCCCGTGAAAGAAATCCTTCTCCCTTAGGAAGGTAA